A region from the Aegilops tauschii subsp. strangulata cultivar AL8/78 chromosome 5, Aet v6.0, whole genome shotgun sequence genome encodes:
- the LOC141022597 gene encoding uncharacterized protein codes for MHFDDSKMQSGIMLSSPKGNRLRYTLKIHFAASNNVAKYEALVHGLRLTKELGIQRILCYNDSDLVVRQTSGEWDARDANMASYRFVGHQLSGNFDGCDFLHIPHANNEAIGALAKISSSRQAIPPGVSLPGCLGKQAADYACPNF; via the coding sequence ATGCACTTTGACGACTCCAAGATGCAATCCGGCATCATGTTGTCTTCCCCGAAGGGCAATCGACTGCGGTACACACTaaagatccacttcgccgcctccaacaacgttgcCAAGTATGAAGCCCTCGTGCACGGTCTCCGGCTGACCAAAGAACTCGGCATCCAACGCATCCTCTGCTACaatgactcggatctggtggtgCGGCAGACTTCTGGCGAGTGGGACGCCCGTGACGCCAACATGGCCAGCTACCGGTTCGTAGGCCACCAGCTTTCCGGCAACTTCGACGGCTGCGACTTCCTCCACATCCCCCACGCGAACAACGAGGCCATCGGCGCGCTGGCTAAGATAAGTTCCAGCCGGCAGGCAATCCCACCCGGCGTGAGCTTGCCAGGATGTCTTGGTAAGCAAGCTGCCGATTATGCATGCCCCAACTTCTag